A genomic segment from Chitinophaga niabensis encodes:
- a CDS encoding MFS transporter, whose product MDLKPSQSLTETDVSRGLKLVIGDGLASEAMTTLTGGAFVVAMAILLGANNLQLGLIAALPTLVNLFQLISIWLVRRFNNRRIVTVTCAFLARFPLIIIGIFPLLWPEWTTIELIIPILFFYYFSGAIAGASWNSWMKDLVPGNQLGAYFAKRSSYMQTLNAVLSLLLALGIDYIRDHQPSMELNVYGWMFIAAGIFGLCGAIFLSKTPEPQVYMTKENIFRLLRGPLKDSNFRRLLIFNSAWVFAVNIAAPFFTVFMMKSMGLGLSYIIGLTILSQVSSILTIRLWGMFADRYSNKTIIAIGAPLYILCLVGWCFVGIYSQLWPNLVLLTCIHIVMGFANAGINLSLTNIGLKLAPQSDAIYYLATKNIVTAVFSSLAPLAGGYLADYFTGRHLKIDAEWGSPNWTKAFHLVELHEWNFLFAFGALLALIAVNRLSRVKETGEVEKDMVVRIMRSTIRHNLKQSFLIGNLMTGYSTIKNVFRRKFF is encoded by the coding sequence ATGGATCTGAAGCCAAGTCAGTCACTTACAGAAACAGACGTAAGCAGGGGGTTAAAACTGGTAATAGGAGATGGGCTGGCTTCCGAAGCCATGACCACCTTAACAGGCGGTGCTTTTGTTGTGGCCATGGCCATTCTGCTGGGTGCCAACAACCTGCAGCTGGGGTTGATAGCTGCATTACCCACCCTGGTGAACCTGTTCCAGCTGATCTCTATCTGGCTGGTACGGCGGTTTAATAACCGCCGCATTGTAACGGTGACCTGTGCTTTCCTGGCCCGCTTTCCCCTCATCATCATTGGCATATTTCCGCTGCTTTGGCCGGAATGGACCACCATAGAACTGATCATCCCCATTCTTTTCTTCTATTATTTTTCCGGTGCTATTGCCGGCGCCAGCTGGAATTCGTGGATGAAAGACCTGGTGCCGGGTAACCAGCTGGGGGCTTATTTTGCCAAACGCAGCAGTTATATGCAAACGCTGAATGCCGTGCTAAGCCTGTTGCTGGCATTGGGGATTGACTATATCCGCGATCATCAGCCATCGATGGAACTCAACGTATACGGCTGGATGTTCATTGCAGCAGGTATCTTTGGGCTTTGCGGCGCCATCTTCCTTTCCAAAACGCCGGAACCACAGGTATACATGACCAAGGAGAATATCTTCCGCTTATTACGTGGCCCCCTGAAGGACAGTAATTTCAGGCGCCTGCTGATCTTTAATTCTGCCTGGGTGTTTGCGGTGAACATTGCGGCGCCCTTCTTTACTGTTTTTATGATGAAGAGCATGGGGCTGGGGCTTTCTTATATCATTGGCCTCACTATCCTCAGCCAGGTGTCCAGCATCCTGACTATCAGGCTCTGGGGTATGTTTGCAGACCGGTACAGTAATAAAACCATTATTGCCATTGGCGCGCCCCTGTATATCCTGTGCCTGGTGGGTTGGTGTTTTGTGGGTATTTACTCACAGCTATGGCCTAACCTGGTATTGCTTACCTGCATTCATATCGTAATGGGTTTTGCCAATGCAGGCATCAACCTGTCCCTCACTAATATAGGCCTGAAGCTGGCACCGCAATCGGACGCGATCTATTACCTTGCCACAAAGAATATTGTTACGGCGGTGTTCTCTTCGCTGGCACCACTGGCAGGTGGATATCTTGCGGATTATTTCACCGGCCGCCACCTGAAGATAGATGCAGAGTGGGGAAGCCCTAACTGGACGAAAGCCTTTCATCTTGTAGAGCTGCATGAATGGAACTTCCTCTTTGCTTTCGGGGCTTTACTGGCATTGATAGCGGTGAACCGTTTATCCAGGGTGAAAGAAACGGGAGAGGTGGAAAAGGACATGGTGGTAAGGATCATGCGCAGTACCATCCGGCATAACCTCAAGCAAAGCTTCCTGATAGGCAACCTGATGACAGGGTATTCAACCATTAAGAATGTGTTCCGGCGTAAGTTTTTTTAA
- the smc gene encoding chromosome segregation protein SMC, with amino-acid sequence MRLKTLEIKGFKSFADKTVLHFDEGVTGVIGPNGCGKSNIIDSIRWVIGEHKISNLRSDNQAGLVFNGSRTRSASGMAEVSLTFENNKNVLPTEFTTVTVTRKFYKNGDSEYRLNDVVCRLKDIHNLFMDTGVSTDSYAIIELGMVDDIIKDKENSRRRMLEQAAGISIYKTRKKEAKSKLDATEGDLNRIEDLLFEINNNLKTLESQARKAERFYEIKKEYKEASIELAKASLEGFNNTFKDLTEQQQQETDRKFALEAEISTDEAAVEQDKLHFVAKERELQVLQRSFNELVSTIRTKENDKNLASQQLTYLKEREKSLTDFLNNAEGQAKGLTESIAFTETQVADEQEVFDSMQDELETLHEMVDEKKDHFAEKKLNLENLRKDQQQWQRQQFEAEKKVAIADTSVQNLQRGIQQLQEEKTNRLTQIQQLEEEKSGLQEVLENSKDELEEMVNFQEETKGKILATQGEIEGLRDRLVDENRKLDSKKNEYDLLKSLVDSLEGYPESIKFLKKNTDWNNKAPILSDIFFCQEAYRTCIENLLEPYLNFYVVNNAEEAIQAIQLLDLHKKGKANFFILDQFNHQAGTLFAPPGTISALEVVEIDEKYKGLGNYLLGKVFIANDLTAMNFAELPDQDVLITEKSGRVHRGKYSMNGGSVGLFEGKKLGRAKNLEKLDQEIKDLEAVCSSLKAQLQAKHDQVLGYNSQLNENKINALKEKVNQLNNQLFGLQNRIENFHHLIETGSKRLTEMEQQLEANEQSIASVRDELDGLNEKVHNLHDSIQAADRAAQEAEQQFNQASVQFNNQNLQHTRQHSKVQGLKQELDFKRKQLSDLYVQVTSNKTQLEDTAGNIAAAEDRLASSEDGLVDLFRRREEEEKSVNEKDQEYYNFRNHLQELESTLRSKLKTRDLLDQNLNLIKDKVNELKLQLSSMKERLSVEFKINLDEILDEDRTGNQSVEDLQNNAERLKKRLENMGEINPTAIEAYTEMKKRYEFILEQKNDLVNAKESLLQTIQEVESTANQKFLDTFNQVKENFIRVFKALFTEEDQCDMILNDPSNLADTGIEIIAKPKGKRPAAITQLSGGEKTLTATALLFAIYLIKPAPFCILDEVDAPLDDANVGKFTNMIRKFSDNSQFIIVTHNKQTMAAVDVIYGVTMQEAGVSKLVPVDFRSLN; translated from the coding sequence GTGCGTTTAAAAACACTAGAGATCAAAGGGTTTAAAAGTTTTGCGGACAAAACCGTGTTACACTTCGACGAAGGCGTAACAGGCGTTATTGGCCCTAATGGATGCGGAAAGAGTAATATCATCGATTCTATCCGTTGGGTGATCGGAGAACATAAGATCAGTAACCTGCGTTCAGATAACCAGGCCGGCCTCGTGTTCAATGGTTCCCGTACCCGTTCCGCCAGTGGTATGGCGGAAGTAAGCCTTACGTTCGAGAACAATAAGAACGTATTGCCTACCGAATTCACCACGGTGACTGTTACCCGTAAGTTCTACAAGAATGGAGACAGCGAATATCGTTTGAACGATGTAGTCTGCCGCCTCAAGGATATCCATAACCTCTTTATGGATACGGGGGTCAGTACAGACTCCTACGCCATCATCGAGTTAGGGATGGTAGACGATATTATCAAGGATAAAGAGAACAGCCGCCGCCGGATGCTGGAACAGGCCGCCGGTATTTCCATCTACAAAACCCGGAAAAAGGAAGCCAAATCCAAACTGGACGCTACAGAAGGCGACCTGAACAGGATCGAGGACCTTCTTTTCGAGATCAATAACAACCTCAAGACATTGGAGAGCCAGGCCCGCAAAGCGGAACGGTTCTACGAGATCAAAAAGGAATATAAAGAGGCCAGCATTGAACTGGCCAAAGCTTCGCTGGAAGGTTTTAACAACACCTTTAAAGACCTCACAGAGCAGCAGCAGCAGGAAACAGACCGTAAGTTTGCCCTCGAAGCAGAGATCTCTACGGACGAGGCCGCTGTGGAACAGGATAAACTGCACTTTGTAGCGAAAGAAAGGGAATTGCAGGTATTGCAGCGCTCTTTCAATGAACTCGTATCTACCATCCGCACCAAGGAGAATGATAAGAACCTCGCTTCACAACAACTGACCTACTTAAAGGAAAGGGAAAAGAGCCTGACGGACTTCCTCAATAACGCGGAAGGGCAGGCAAAAGGCCTCACGGAATCCATCGCTTTCACTGAAACGCAGGTGGCGGACGAGCAGGAAGTATTCGACTCCATGCAGGATGAACTGGAAACCCTCCACGAAATGGTGGATGAGAAGAAAGATCATTTTGCAGAGAAGAAGCTCAACCTGGAAAACCTCCGGAAAGACCAGCAGCAATGGCAGCGCCAGCAGTTTGAAGCGGAAAAGAAAGTGGCAATTGCCGATACTTCCGTACAAAACCTTCAGCGCGGCATCCAGCAGTTACAGGAAGAAAAGACCAACCGCTTAACACAGATCCAGCAACTGGAAGAAGAGAAGAGCGGTTTGCAGGAAGTACTGGAAAACAGCAAGGATGAGCTGGAAGAAATGGTGAACTTCCAGGAAGAAACAAAAGGCAAGATCCTCGCCACACAAGGTGAGATAGAAGGCCTGCGCGACCGCCTGGTAGACGAGAACCGTAAACTGGATTCCAAAAAGAACGAATACGATCTGTTGAAATCCCTTGTGGACAGCCTGGAAGGTTATCCCGAGAGTATCAAGTTCCTCAAAAAGAACACAGACTGGAATAATAAAGCACCCATCCTCAGCGATATTTTCTTTTGCCAGGAAGCTTACCGCACCTGTATAGAAAACCTGCTGGAACCTTACCTGAACTTCTATGTGGTGAACAATGCAGAAGAAGCCATCCAGGCTATCCAACTGCTGGACCTCCATAAAAAAGGTAAAGCCAACTTCTTTATACTGGACCAGTTCAATCACCAGGCAGGTACCCTGTTTGCCCCTCCCGGCACTATTTCCGCACTGGAAGTGGTGGAGATTGACGAGAAGTATAAAGGGCTGGGTAATTACCTGCTGGGCAAAGTGTTCATTGCGAACGACCTTACTGCCATGAACTTCGCCGAACTGCCGGACCAGGATGTGCTGATCACGGAAAAGAGCGGCCGTGTTCACCGTGGTAAATACAGCATGAATGGCGGCTCTGTAGGTTTGTTCGAAGGAAAGAAACTGGGCCGCGCCAAGAACCTGGAGAAGCTGGACCAGGAGATCAAAGACCTGGAAGCCGTTTGCAGCAGCCTTAAAGCACAATTGCAGGCTAAGCACGACCAGGTGCTGGGTTACAACAGCCAGTTGAATGAGAATAAGATCAATGCTTTAAAGGAGAAAGTGAACCAGCTGAACAATCAGCTCTTTGGTTTGCAGAACAGGATCGAGAACTTCCATCACCTGATCGAAACCGGCAGCAAGCGCCTCACAGAAATGGAGCAGCAGCTGGAAGCCAATGAACAAAGCATTGCATCCGTAAGGGATGAACTGGATGGCCTCAATGAAAAAGTGCATAACCTGCACGACAGCATTCAGGCGGCAGACAGGGCAGCACAGGAGGCAGAGCAGCAGTTCAACCAGGCAAGCGTGCAGTTCAATAACCAGAACCTTCAACATACCCGCCAGCACAGCAAGGTGCAGGGCCTCAAACAGGAACTGGATTTCAAACGTAAACAACTGAGCGACCTGTATGTACAGGTAACAAGCAATAAAACACAACTGGAAGATACCGCAGGTAACATCGCTGCGGCTGAAGACAGGCTGGCTTCTTCAGAAGACGGACTGGTAGACCTGTTCCGCCGCCGTGAAGAAGAAGAAAAGAGCGTGAATGAAAAGGACCAGGAGTATTACAACTTCCGTAACCACCTGCAGGAACTGGAAAGCACGCTGCGTTCCAAACTGAAAACCCGCGATCTGCTGGACCAGAACCTGAACCTGATCAAAGACAAGGTGAATGAACTCAAGCTGCAACTCTCTTCCATGAAAGAAAGGCTGAGTGTAGAGTTCAAGATCAACCTGGACGAGATCCTGGACGAAGACCGTACCGGCAATCAGTCTGTGGAAGACCTGCAAAACAATGCGGAACGCCTCAAGAAAAGGCTGGAGAACATGGGTGAGATCAACCCTACGGCCATTGAAGCGTATACGGAAATGAAGAAACGTTACGAGTTCATCTTAGAGCAGAAGAACGACCTGGTGAACGCCAAAGAATCCTTATTGCAAACTATCCAGGAAGTGGAATCTACGGCTAACCAGAAGTTCCTGGATACCTTTAACCAGGTGAAAGAAAACTTTATCCGTGTGTTCAAAGCTTTGTTCACGGAAGAAGATCAGTGCGATATGATCCTGAACGATCCGTCCAACCTGGCTGATACCGGTATAGAGATCATCGCTAAACCGAAAGGTAAACGCCCGGCGGCCATTACTCAATTGTCCGGTGGAGAAAAAACCCTTACGGCTACCGCGCTGCTCTTCGCTATTTACCTGATCAAACCGGCACCTTTCTGTATCCTGGATGAGGTGGATGCGCCGTTGGATGATGCCAACGTAGGCAAGTTCACCAATATGATCCGCAAGTTCTCCGATAACTCCCAGTTCATTATCGTAACGCACAACAAGCAAACGATGGCTGCGGTGGATGTGATCTACGGGGTAACCATGCAGGAAGCTGGTGTGAGTAAACTGGTGCCTGTGGACTTCAGGAGCTTGAATTAA
- a CDS encoding FUSC family protein, with translation MQERWLKEAKAFIFSYHFSNGLRTTLSVVVPSVIFAAIGQLSTGIAISMGALCTALADVPGTIIHKRNGLIISTVLIFLIALGTGLLLPHMAFLTIWVGLCSFFCSMLLIYGNRGGNIGIGGMLVMVSIMAEQFSTWQMAVQIAFLTLSGSIWYALLALLFWQIRPYLTVQQTLGDCIQSTAKYLRQRANFYEPDLDITETYKDVFAQQVIVNEKQEAVRELLLKMRSAQQGTTSISKSMVLIFLDLVDMQEQIMASQIDYTSLQKRFAGTKVIAQLHETIIQFSEELDNIGIAVSAGLRSMPKVNLKLELEKARKEFKNYQASLPSLKERADLIPFESIFDNLQHITQRMYNMHRLTRLERVKEASFDHQLELSKFTTRQSYDVTTFRNNLTFNSHIFRHAVRTGVAMVAGLLLGQALQLSRTYWILLTIMVIMKPGFSLTKTRSFQRIIGTLIGAFFAAGILYLTKDDTVIFCVMLVCILGAYSFQTYHYITSVVFMTPFIIFLLHFLHPADFNNLTNRVIDTVIGGTIAFVFNYIFWPSWEYRFLPDYMIKAITANKQYLQQVTNLYTDKPFSLIAYKLARKDVHVSIANLTAAFQRMLSEPKSKQKHGSELYHFVVLSHSLSSHIAQLSAYALQHHLKYKRPEYKDILLFLLTIMDHIEQYVSVGAIIPDPETPAAFHRLEERLEELLRLRQQQINDGQGHTVEREEMLEIKHVRDQFQALFTVLKDMKKAAVHGAVIVEG, from the coding sequence ATGCAAGAACGTTGGCTCAAAGAAGCAAAAGCCTTTATTTTCAGTTACCATTTCAGCAACGGACTTCGTACTACCCTGAGCGTTGTTGTCCCCTCTGTTATTTTTGCTGCTATCGGGCAGCTCAGCACCGGGATAGCGATATCGATGGGTGCTTTATGTACGGCCCTTGCGGATGTTCCCGGCACTATTATCCATAAACGGAACGGATTGATCATCAGCACCGTGCTGATCTTCCTGATAGCTTTAGGAACAGGTTTGTTGCTGCCTCATATGGCGTTCCTGACCATCTGGGTGGGGCTTTGCAGTTTCTTTTGTTCCATGTTGCTGATCTATGGCAACCGCGGCGGAAATATCGGCATCGGGGGCATGCTGGTGATGGTGAGTATTATGGCGGAACAGTTCAGTACCTGGCAAATGGCCGTGCAGATCGCCTTCCTTACCCTCAGCGGCAGTATATGGTATGCTTTGCTTGCCCTATTATTCTGGCAGATCAGGCCTTACCTGACCGTTCAGCAGACTTTAGGGGATTGTATCCAGTCAACCGCAAAATACCTCCGCCAAAGAGCTAATTTCTACGAACCCGATCTCGATATCACCGAAACCTATAAAGATGTATTTGCCCAGCAGGTGATCGTGAATGAAAAACAGGAAGCCGTTCGGGAACTCCTGCTGAAAATGCGTTCCGCACAGCAGGGTACCACGAGCATCAGCAAAAGCATGGTGCTCATTTTCCTGGACCTGGTGGATATGCAGGAACAGATCATGGCCTCCCAGATCGATTATACCTCCCTGCAAAAACGTTTTGCCGGCACCAAGGTGATCGCGCAATTGCATGAGACCATCATACAATTCTCAGAAGAATTAGATAACATAGGTATCGCAGTATCAGCAGGCTTGCGCTCTATGCCTAAAGTGAATTTGAAACTAGAATTAGAGAAAGCAAGGAAGGAATTCAAGAACTACCAGGCCAGCCTGCCTTCCCTGAAAGAACGGGCAGACCTGATCCCTTTCGAAAGCATTTTCGACAACCTGCAGCATATTACCCAGCGGATGTACAACATGCACCGCCTGACCAGGCTGGAAAGGGTGAAGGAAGCCAGCTTCGATCACCAGCTCGAACTATCCAAATTCACTACCCGCCAGTCGTACGACGTAACCACATTCCGTAATAACCTTACCTTCAACTCCCACATCTTCCGGCATGCGGTGAGAACTGGCGTAGCCATGGTAGCCGGGCTGCTTTTGGGCCAGGCCCTGCAGCTCAGCAGGACCTACTGGATCCTGCTTACCATTATGGTGATCATGAAACCGGGGTTCAGCCTCACCAAAACCCGTAGTTTCCAGCGGATCATCGGTACGCTGATCGGGGCTTTCTTTGCAGCGGGTATCCTCTACCTTACAAAAGACGATACGGTTATCTTCTGCGTGATGCTGGTTTGTATCCTGGGAGCCTACAGCTTCCAGACCTACCACTATATCACGAGCGTGGTGTTCATGACACCCTTTATCATCTTCCTGTTACACTTCCTCCATCCGGCGGATTTCAATAACCTCACGAACAGGGTGATCGATACGGTGATCGGTGGTACGATAGCCTTTGTATTCAATTACATTTTCTGGCCAAGCTGGGAATACAGGTTCCTGCCGGATTATATGATCAAAGCGATCACAGCCAACAAACAATACCTGCAGCAGGTCACCAACCTGTACACTGATAAACCCTTTAGCCTGATCGCCTATAAACTGGCCCGCAAGGATGTACATGTAAGCATTGCCAACCTTACTGCTGCCTTTCAGCGGATGTTATCTGAGCCAAAGAGCAAACAAAAGCATGGATCAGAGCTCTATCATTTCGTAGTGTTAAGTCATTCATTATCATCACATATAGCACAGTTATCTGCTTATGCACTGCAACATCATTTGAAGTATAAGCGGCCGGAATACAAGGATATCCTGTTGTTCCTGCTCACCATTATGGACCATATAGAGCAGTATGTATCTGTAGGAGCTATTATACCGGACCCGGAAACCCCGGCGGCATTCCACCGCCTCGAAGAAAGGCTGGAGGAATTGTTACGCCTGAGACAGCAACAGATCAATGATGGTCAGGGGCATACTGTTGAAAGGGAAGAAATGCTGGAAATAAAACATGTACGGGACCAGTTCCAGGCATTGTTCACGGTGCTAAAGGATATGAAGAAGGCGGCGGTACATGGTGCGGTGATAGTAGAAGGCTGA